The Oncorhynchus tshawytscha isolate Ot180627B linkage group LG16, Otsh_v2.0, whole genome shotgun sequence nucleotide sequence tcagagacctgaccgtgtggtgccagaataacaacctatccctcaacataaccaagactaaggagatgattgtggactacaggaaaaggaggaccgagcacgcccccatctcCGGGTTGCTCTGGGATGATGCCCGGGTCCTCACTGAGGACAGTTGGTTGTCGGAGAGACTGAGCTTGGATTTCTTCTCCTCCACACCACTCAAAGACACCCTCCTCTGACGCCTTCTTCTCAATTGAGAGGAGGGGCTTGTATTTGTTccaagggaagggaagagagggtagCTCAGGAACATTATCTAGGTAGTATGGGACTTTGTCCACACTCAGCTGGCTGTGATAGTGGGAAGGAGGCAGCGATTTGACCTGTTGTAGCCCATTGAAGGAGGCTTGGGGATCATTGGTGTGTCGTGGAAGCTGGCAGCCACATCCACGTTTGGAGTGAGGCTCAAGCTGGGTCGACAACGCCCTTTCGAGGACTTTGGCCTGGTCAAATGCATTCTTCTCCACAGGAGTAGAATGGTTTATATGCGACTCAACTCTGAAAGATGGGAGATAGTcaagagagacctgaaaatacattGAAGTTTTTCCTCTACATTCTTTCTCATCATAGTCACTGTGATGGCATTCTTGCAGAAAGCCACTGGGTCTGCAGACTTTTGTACCATCACTGGTGAAATAAAACatggctagctaactaactatatGTCTGCTCATCGGGGTTGGAGCAAAAGCCTTCATACCCGGTAGCTGCTCAGGAGGAGACTGGCCACCCCTTTTGAGAGCACTGGCCAACTTGCAAGCTGAGCTAGCTAATCGTATTGACATGCCAGTGAGACAACATGTAACGTTGCTGCACTTGATTTCCTTGTTGACCAGTTACAGTAGCTAGCAAATTAgctagtgttagctagctaagctgTCAGATCCAAGTAGATAACAAAGAGAGGACATACTTGCCTCTAGAATAACCGTGCAAGACAAGAATAATAGCAAACATATCTGCAGCATACCTTGCATTTTAGCAGATAGATAAGTCTCGCTTTTGTTTGTCAACACTCCAGCGGGAAGTTTTGAGGCTTTTTCAGCAGGCAGCGTCACTCAAATTATCAACACAGCTATCGTTACCTTGTCAACGCTGCTCGCCTCGCACGCTCGCACATCAACAGGTGCCCCCTGGTGCAAGCCAAGGAGCGTGCAGAATCAGTAGCATCCATTCCATTTCTATCACAACTGCCTCCAGTCCAGACAGAGATGTTTTGCACTGTGCAAGAACTGTAATTGAAACATTACACCACATTTAACACTAATATCCTTCTTCAATCTTAGTTTATATAACATCACGACAAAATGATAGAGATGCATAAATCATTGCAGAAATAGAACAAAAACAACATAGCTTAGGCCTATCATGTCACAGTGTATAATGTTTAACTTAATTCATAGTCAACAGAAAACATTTAAAACTGTAAAATAACTGGTTTATatttaaacaaataaaatgtcTATCTTGAGATTTAACAAGACAGGCACACAACCTTTAAATCTGCTAGTGCATTTGTAATGATACAAAACCTACTTTGAGAGATAAACTATGATGCATACTTAAAGTACATTAAGGAGAAAATGTAATGCCAGAAACGTGTGTTGAACAAAAACAGCACTGGAAGCCATAGAATTACATTTAGAAAGAAACCTATGGGTAATGTTGCCTTATATCATAATGTATaatgtacatattatatacaataATAATCCCCTCCTTATACACATAAATGGTCACCAAGAAAAGATCCAGAGCAGCATGGCTTGCCAGCATTGATGTGCTGGTTGGACCACTAGAGCTACAGTAGCTTGGTGGTCACAGATCGGTTCATGCAGTCTTACCAACTCCTATGAACAATTCCATTGGAGTTGGTAAgacacaaacagatctaggaccaccaggctactactacagtactttcTGCCTACTAGGGCAACTCCAGTATGTTGTTCTGGGCATAGAGGTCCTCTGTCACTTGGTATACCTCAGAGATGAGAGGCAGGGTGTCCCCTAGCACAGCCATCACCTGCTCTGGGCTACCTACATTCATCACATCAAAGAACGTAGCACGACCTGGGAGAGCCCAGAACGCTGTGCCGGCAGCCTTACGGATGATCCATGCATGGTGCTGGGCGAGGGACTCATTATAGGCCTCAGAGCACATGACCGAGGTATTGCTGTCCTCAGTGCTGGTTTGTAGCCTCTCCAGGAATAGCTCCAGCCAGCGTAGGGCACGGTGCAGCCTCAGGAGGGTGCGGCAGCCGGACTCTGGAAAACTGCCTCTCTTGGTCAGGTCCACCAGTTGGCTGTCCAGTTCATACTTGACCATAGACTGGATGGTGACGTAGTGGGCTCCATTCTCACCATTCAGATGGTTGACCAGGATTTGGATCTTGTTGACAGCATCCTTGGAGATGAAGGAAAACACACTCCCCAGGCAGTTCATGAATCTGGAAATAAAGGACAATAAACACATTTTAATCATTCACATAAAAGCCATTTTATTGGACTACCATGATGCATTCATATATAAGCCTACCCAACCCAAGTCTTCAAATATGTCATTATTCTAAATAACTTTATTTTGAAACAACCAGAATCATTTACACTGAGATAAAAAAAGTCATAATTTAAGGATACCTAACTAGATTATGTGCATAAACTGATTAGCTTGCCAACTATGCCAGACTCAAGGATTTATTTACATTAGCCCAATGCCAAGGCTAAATCAAATTAAAGTGTATtgtgtgtataaacagtgtaacaaaaatgcaatgtacagtagtagatacagtatattaaaaTTAGCTATGTGAGAATACAGTAGACATATATGAATatacattgtgaaaaactgtATAAATGAAACTggaaatcaaagtttattggtcgcgtacacagtttagcagatgttaaagcaggtgcagcaaaatgcttatcTTACTAGCTCCTAGCGaagcagtaaaatgtcaaacaagtaaacaaaaagttttttttatacaaaaaatTTAAATCAAGAAACGTAAGAATGAATccaattaacaacccaaatagcactgcaacagtaatccaaatgcaatctaGACGTAcaatgagggaaaaaagtatttgatcccctgctgattttgtatgtttgcccactgacaaagaaatcatcagtctataattttaatggtaggttaatttgaacagtgagagacagaataacaacaacaaaatccagaaaaacacatgtcaaaaatgttatgaatttatttgcattttaatgagggaaataagtatttgacccctctgcaaaacatgacttagtacttggtggcaaaacccttgttggcaatcacagaggtcagacgtttcttgtagttggccaccaggtttgcacacatctcaggagggattttgtcccactcctctttgcagatcttccccaagtcattaaggttttgagGCTGATGTTTGGCAACACGAaacttcagctccctccacagatttcctatgggattaaggtctggagactggctaggccactccaggaccttaatgtgcttcttcttgagccactcctttgttgccttggcagtgtgttttgggtcattgtcataaTGGAATACCCATCCATAACCcatttcaatgccctggctgagggaaggagattcccacccaagatttgacggtacatggccccgtccatcgtccctttgatgcggtgaagttgtcctgcccccttagcagaaaaacaccccgaaagcataatgtttccaccaccatgtttgacggtggggatggtgttctttgggtcataggcagcattcctcctcctccaaacacggcgagttgagttgatgccaaagagctccatttcagtctcatctgaccacaacactttcatccagttgtcctctgaatcattcagatgttcattggcaaacttcagacgggcatatatatgtgctttcttgagcagggggaccttgtgggcgctgcaggatttcagtccttcacggcatagtgtgttaccaattgttttcttggtgactatggtcccagctgcattgagatcattgacaagatcctcccgtgtagttctgggctgattcctcaccgttctcatgatcattgcaactccacgaggtgagatcttgcatggagccccaggccgagggagatggacagttcttttgtgtttcttccatttgcgaataatcgcaccaactgttgtcaccttctcaccaagctgcttggcgatggtcttgtagcccattccagccttgtgtacgtctacaatcttgtccctgacatccttggagagctctttggtcttggccatggtggagagtttggaatctgattgattgattgcttctgtggacaggtgtcttttatacaggtaacaaactgagattaggagcactccctttaagagtgtgcgcctaatctcagctcgttacctgtataaaagacatctgggagccagaaatctttctgattgagagggggtcaaatagttatttccctcattaaaaggcaaatcaatttataacagctttgacatgcatttttctggatttttcagttgttattctgtctctcactgttcaaataaccCTAcgattaaaattatagactgatcatttctttgtcagtgggcaaatgtacaaaatcagcaggggatcaaatacttccCCCCttcactgtacagtatatacaccggATTAATTTAcacaagatatactaagaatgatatgtacagcagtagacaTATAACAGTCATGTCAAGAATcatgtatataaataaatatgtagtgtgtatacacagtgtaactaaaatgcaatagtagtagaaatattagaatgagctatGTCGAGAATACAGTACTTAAATACACAATACAAAACCCTGTGGGAAAATGTTTTGAACAAGAATAgactttcagaagaaagttctttgtttctagctattttgagtctgtaatcgaacccacaaatgctgatgctccagatagtcaactagtctaaagaaggccagttttattgcttctttaatcagaaccacagttttcagctgtgctaacataattgcaaaatagttttctaatgatcaattagccttttaaaatgataaacttggatttgctagcacaaagtgccattggaacacaggagtgatgtatgcctatgtagatattattcctttaaaaaaaaaaaaaaaaaaaaatgtatttttttaattttttttaaatcggccgtttccagctacaatagtgatttacaacattaacagtgtctacactgtatttctgatcaatttgatgttattttattggacTATTTTTTGGGGGCTTTTCTTTCataaacaatgacatttctaagtgaccccaaacttttgaacggtagtgtaaatgtatgtgaaaaaCCAGTATGTGAATAAAAAGGTGTGGATagaagtagttatataggatgagtcgtgaatagaatacagtatatacatataaagtgggtagaacagtatgtaaacattattaaagtgagcagTGTTCAATGGCTCTAGgcacatagggcagcagtctaagtTCCAGGGTAAAGTACAGGGTAGTAGATGGTTAGTAAGTGTCTAAGGTGCATGGCAGGTTACTGGGCACAGACTGGCttgtggtgactgtttaacagtcggatggcctggaggtagaagctgtttatcagtctttTGGTCTCCGCTTTATAAATGTTAGCGGAGTGAACAGACCATGGCTCGGGTGCCCAAGGTCCTCCTTAGGGGTCTTCTAGGCCTtgctgtgacaccgggtgctgtaacgttagatgtcctggagggtaggtagtttaCCAGCTACCAGTAATTACCTGAGTATCTAGGCTTACTGTAGCATTTAAAAAGACTTACCTTACGAGACCACGCCACCCTGCTACGTAATGCTCAAGGAATACATCTTTGTGTTCAGAGAGGCATGACTTAAAAGTGTCAAGAACCTCTTGTAAAGTGAATTTCAGATCCTCCAATGCTACAGCCATGGCTACCCGGAAGTACGTCTAAAAATGAACAATAATTAAAGTAGCGATTTTAGAAGCTTGACTGGGTTCTATTTAACCTCTGATCTTTGATAACCGATCATAATAACACATTTCTACCAAAATTATGCATTCTGATAACCCCTTGCAGACCCTGTTTGTCCAGATAACCAAACCACAGTGCGCAGGTCTGCGCCGGTCCGAAGCGCGTGAGAACTGCAGTTCCAAAGAGAGTCGATAATGGCGCGTGAAGTGCGTTGTAAAACAGTAGAAGAACCGTCACGAGTAGCACTAGCAAAAACACACGCTGCTACCCCATCGTTCAAAAACAAAACAGCTTCTGGCAGCCATTTATCCAGCgagctaaatattttttatttttctttacAG carries:
- the LOC112216282 gene encoding ceramide-1-phosphate transfer protein, whose translation is MAVALEDLKFTLQEVLDTFKSCLSEHKDVFLEHYVAGWRGLVRFMNCLGSVFSFISKDAVNKIQILVNHLNGENGAHYVTIQSMVKYELDSQLVDLTKRGSFPESGCRTLLRLHRALRWLELFLERLQTSTEDSNTSVMCSEAYNESLAQHHAWIIRKAAGTAFWALPGRATFFDVMNVGSPEQVMAVLGDTLPLISEVYQVTEDLYAQNNILELP